One genomic segment of Chitinophaga sancti includes these proteins:
- the gldL gene encoding gliding motility protein GldL — protein sequence MAMNPTTSKWLNFFVCIAASVVIIGALFKLQHWPGADIALIVGLSTEALIFFVYAFVPDSGGGDHGGETHVSVVAGGSPALAGLDKMLEEADITPVSLQRLSENFQKLGTTVDKMRDISDVVAATGDYTQKTREAASAITNVAHAYTTAASAVASFNSASESTRNFHEQMQGMTKNLASLNAIYELELQDTNNHLKAMNNFYGNLLKVSSAMTSSVDDARKTQDQISQLAKNLSNLNTVYGNMLSAMHGAGR from the coding sequence ATGGCTATGAATCCTACTACATCGAAATGGCTTAATTTCTTTGTTTGTATCGCGGCATCAGTAGTAATTATCGGAGCGTTGTTCAAACTGCAACACTGGCCAGGCGCGGATATCGCCCTGATCGTTGGTTTGAGCACTGAGGCATTAATCTTCTTTGTATATGCATTCGTACCAGATAGTGGTGGCGGAGATCACGGCGGCGAAACTCACGTTTCTGTTGTTGCCGGTGGTAGCCCTGCACTGGCTGGCCTGGACAAGATGCTGGAAGAAGCTGATATCACTCCTGTATCATTACAACGCCTGAGCGAGAACTTCCAGAAATTAGGTACCACCGTCGATAAGATGAGGGACATTAGCGACGTCGTTGCGGCTACAGGCGACTACACCCAGAAAACAAGGGAAGCTGCCAGCGCAATTACAAACGTTGCTCACGCTTACACTACAGCAGCATCGGCTGTTGCTTCTTTCAACAGTGCTTCTGAGTCTACCAGAAACTTCCATGAGCAAATGCAGGGTATGACCAAGAATCTGGCTTCTCTGAATGCTATCTATGAACTGGAACTCCAGGACACTAACAACCACCTGAAAGCAATGAACAATTTCTACGGAAATCTGCTCAAAGTTTCTTCAGCTATGACCAGCAGCGTTGATGACGCGCGTAAAACTCAGGATCAAATCTCCCAGCTCGCTAAAAATCTGAGCAATCTGAACACCGTTTACGGTAACATGCTCAGCGCTATGCATGGTGCAGGTAGATAA